A genomic window from Punica granatum isolate Tunisia-2019 chromosome 2, ASM765513v2, whole genome shotgun sequence includes:
- the LOC116196860 gene encoding putative receptor-like protein kinase At4g00960: MSRSKKFMHNLLKPFKFSSGKEGQNEEDWEKIAAREQKHFSYEALAAATRDFHPSHKLGQGGFGPVYRGKLNDGRDIAVKKLSHTSNQGKKEFVNEARLLARVQHRNVVNLLGYCAHGEEKLLVYEYITNESLDKFLFKSNKKQELDWKRRYEIINGIARGILYLHEDSHNCIIHRDIKASNILLDDKWIPKIADFGMARLFPENETHVNTRVAGTNGYMAPEYVMHGYLSKAADVFSFGVVVLELISGHRNNSLDLDVDAQNLLDWAYKQYKKGRSLEIVDPSLAASADADQIAKCIQIGLLCTQGDPKLRPDMGRVVVMLSKKPGTFDDQQISRPGVPGSRYKRSSRPPGSSTWSSGSPSQTRSTSHTFGSSSGMSSTTTATTSTAPTPTVAVPPYDPRGKRPMSSG; encoded by the exons ATGTCCAGATCGAAGAAGTTCATGCATAATCTACTCAAGCCTTTCAAGTTCAGCTCCGGGAAAG AGGGACAGAACGAGGAGGACTGGGAGAAGATCGCCGCCCGGGAGCAGAAGCATTTCTCGTACGAAGCATTGGCTGCTGCGACCAGAGATTTTCACCCTTCTCACAAGCTCGGTCAAGGTGGCTTCGGGCCAGTCTACAGG GGAAAGTTGAATGATGGAAGGGATATTGCTGTGAAGAAGCTATCTCATACTTCAAATCAGGGGAAGAAGGAGTTTGTGAATGAGGCCAGGTTATTAGCACGTGTACAGCACAGGAATGTTGTGAATTTATTAGGATATTGTGCGCATGGAGAAGAAAAGTTACTTGTTTATGAGTACATCACCAATGAGAGCCTTGATAAATTTCTCTTCA AGTCTAATAAGAAGCAGGAACTTGACTGGAAAAGGAGGTACGAAATAATCAATGGCATTGCCCGGGGAATACTATACTTGCACGAGGACTCACACAACTGTATCATCCACCGTGACATCAAGGCCAGCAACATACTTCTTGATGACAAGTGGATCCCCAAAATTGCTGATTTCGGGATGGCCCGCCTCTTCCCTGAAAATGAGACTCACGTCAATACTCGTGTAGCTGGCACCAA TGGGTATATGGCACCAGAATACGTGATGCATGGGTATTTGTCAAAGGCAGCGGATGTGTTCAGCTTCGGGGTTGTGGTATTGGAGTTGATCAGTGGGCATAGGAACAACTCACTCGACTTGGACGTTGATGCACAGAATCTGCTCGATTGG GCATACAAGCAATACAAGAAAGGGAGGAGTCTTGAGATTGTGGACCCATCATTAGCTGCATCAGCGGACGCTGATCAGATAGCAAAGTGCATTCAAATTGGTCTCCTCTGTACACAGGGCGACCCCAAGCTCAGGCCAGACATGGGACGGGTAGTGGTGATGCTCTCGAAGAAGCCTGGGACCTTCGATGACCAACAGATCAGCAGGCCCGGTGTGCCAGGGTCCCGCTACAAGAGGTCATCACGCCCCCCAGGATCCTCCACCTGGAGCAGCGGGTCACCGTCTCAGACTCGCTCAACCTCGCATACCTTCGGTTCGAGCTCGGGCATGAGTTCGACCACCACCGCAACAACGAGCACCGCCCCAACTCCTACTGTTGCTGTTCCACCATATGATCCTCGGGGAAAGCGTCCGATGAGTAGTGGGTAA
- the LOC116196548 gene encoding phosphoglucomutase, cytoplasmic, whose product MVTFAVSKVESTPFDGQKPGTSGLRKKVKVFAQPHYLHNFVQSTFNALSAEKVTGATLVVSGDGRYFSKDAIQIIIKMAAANGVRRVWVGQNGLLSTPAVSAVIRERTGHDGAKATGAFILTASHNPGGPNEDFGIKYNMENGGPAPESITDKIYENTKTIREYLIAENLPNVDITVPGVTSFSGPEGQFDVEVFDSASDYVALMKSIFDFQSIRKLLSSPKFSFCYDALHGVAGAYAKRIFVEELGAQESSLLNCTPKEDFGGGHPDPNLTYAKELVARMGLGKSNTGEEPPEFGAAADGDADRNMILGKRFFVTPSDSVAIIAANAVDAIPYFSGGLKGVARSMPTSAALDVVAKHLNLKFFEVPTGWKFFGNLMDAGMCSVCGEESFGTGSDHIREKDGIWAVLAWLSILAYKNKDNLNGEKLVTVEDIVRQHWATYGRHYYTRYDYENVDAGAAKELMAYLVKLQSSLSEVNDIVKGVRSDISKVVHADEFEYKDPVDGSVSKHQGIRYLFEDGSRLVFRLSGTGSEGATIRLYIEQYEKDSSKTGRDSQEALAPLVDVALKLSKMQEFTGRSAPTVIT is encoded by the exons ATGGTGACGTTCGCCGTATCCAAGGTCGAGAGCACCCCCTTCGATGGCCAGAAGCCCGGCACTTCCGGCCTCCGCAAGAAG GTCAAGGTATTCGCGCAACCTCACTACTTACACAATTTCGTCCAGTCGACATTCAATGCTCTTTCAGCGGAGAAAGTTACAG GTGCTACACTTGTTGTTTCCGGTGATGGCCGATATTTCTCAAAGGACGCTATTCAG ATCATAATCAAGATGGCAGCTGCAAATGGAGTGAGACGTGTTTGGGTTGGTCAGAATGGCTTGCTTTCAACTCCTGCTGTTTCTGCAGTAATTCGTGAAAGAACTGGACATGAT GGTGCCAAGGCAACAGGGGCATTTATTTTGACAGCAAGCCATAATCCTGGTGGTCCCAATGAG GATTTTGGGATCAAGTACAACATGGAAAATGGTGGTCCTGCCCCAGAATCGATTACTGACAAGATCTATGAAAATACTAAAACAATTCGGGAGTACTTAATTGCGGAAAATCTTCCTAAT GTTGATATAACTGTGCCAGGCGTAACAAGTTTCAGTGGACCTGAGGGACAATTTGATGTTGAGGTTTTTGATTCGGCCAGTGATTATGTTGCCTTGATGAA GTCAATTTTTGACTTCCAATCTATCCGGAAACTGCTCTCTTCTCCAAAGTTTAGTTTTTG CTATGATGCATTACATGGAGTTGCTGGAGCATATGCCAAACGAATCTTTGTGGAAGAGCTTGGTGCACAAGAGAGCTCATTATTGAACTGCACGCCCAAG GAAGACTTTGGAGGTGGTCACCCAGACCCAAATTTAACATATGCCAAGGAGTTGGTGGCACGTATGGGCTTGGGAAAGTCTAATACCGGAGAAGAGCCGCCTGAATTCGGAGCGGCTGCTGATGGTGATGCAGATCGTAATATGATCCTTGGAAAGAG GTTCTTTGTGACTCCATCAGATTCAGTTGCAATCATTGCTGCAAATGCAGTTGATGCCATACCGTACTTCTCAGGTGGTCTTAAGGGAGTTGCCAG GAGCATGCCGACTTCAGCTGCCCTAGATGTTGTCGCAAAacatttgaatttgaaatttttcgaG GTGCCCACTGGGTGGAAATTTTTCGGCAACCTAATGGATGCTGGAATGTGCTCAGTTTGCGGAGAGGAAAGCTTTGGAACTG GCTCTGATCATATCCGAGAGAAGGACGGAATTTGGGCTGTCTTGGCCTGGCTTTCTATTCTTGCCTACAAGAACAAGGACAACCTCAACGGGGAAAAGCTCGTGACTGTAGAAGATATAGTTCGTCAACACTGGGCCACCTATGGTCGCCACTACTATACTCGATATGATTATGAG AATGTTGATGCAGGAGCAGCAAAGGAATTAATGGCATACTTGGTCAAGCTGCAATCCTCTCTCTCTGAAGTTAATGA CATAGTGAAAGGGGTACGTTCTGACATATCGAAGGTTGTTCATGCTGATGAATTTGAGTACAAAGATCCTGTTGATGGCTCTGTCTCGAAGCATCAGGGTATTCGCTATTTGTTCGAAGATGGCTCTCGACTT GTTTTCCGCCTCTCAGGAACTGGGTCAGAAGGTGCCACAATCCGTCTCTATATTGAGCAGTATGAAAAGGATTCATCAAAGACTGGAAGGGATTCACAGGAAGCACTGGCTCCTctt GTGGATGTAGCGCTGAAGCTCTCAAAGATGCAGGAATTCACTGGCCGATCTGCCCCCACAGTCATCACATGA
- the LOC116197906 gene encoding 21 kDa protein-like: MQSLVLPFLVLLLSVPAVRSANILYAEDSNATDYIRTSCAATLYKDVCYSTLCRYARAIRNDPDRLARVAISVSLSRARRMAEYVSNLSRQADYGAGPRAAAALHDCFTNFGDAVDEIKGSLNQMRGLDTSSQESFRFQMSNVQTWMSAALTDEETCTDGFEDVPEGPVKSDVNNRATGVKQVTSNALALVNSFVNQASP, encoded by the exons ATGCAATCTCTCGTCCTCCCTTTCCTTGTCCTCCTCCTCTCGGTCCCTGCCGTCCGGTCGGCCAACATCCTCTATGCTGAGGACTCCAACGCCACCGACTACATCCGCACAAGCTGCGCTGCTACGCTCTACAAAGATGTTTGCTACAGCACCCTGTGTCGCTATGCCCGAGCCATCCGAAACGACCCGGACCGTCTCGCCCGTGTTGCCATTTCGGTAAGCCTGTCGAGGGCCCGCCGGATGGCCGAGTATGTGTCCAACCTGTCCCGGCAGGCTGACTACGGGGCTGGCCCACGGGCCGCCGCAGCCCTGCACGACTGCTTCACCAACTTCGGGGATGCCGTGGACGAGATCAAGGGGTCACTGAACCAGATGAGGGGGCTCGACACCTCGAGCCAGGAATCTTTCAg GTTCCAAATGAGCAACGTCCAGACATGGATGAGCGCCGCCCTGACGGATGAGGAGACATGTACCGATGGGTTTGAGGACGTCCCCGAGGGGCCCGTAAAGTCGGATGTGAACAATAGGGCTACGGGTGTGAAGCAAGTGACCAGCAATGCGCTAGCATTAGTAAACAGTTTCGTGAACCAAGCGTCTCCTTAG